One segment of Streptomyces sp. NBC_01463 DNA contains the following:
- a CDS encoding DsbA family protein, producing MPTSPPKPSSLKQSSRKPLVYAAGVVVAAALFGYVSYRATAPESAGASSSSVVADVTAGPDEGVYPELAKLARREAGDKLALGRADAPVVLIEYADFKCGYCGKFARDTEPALVKKYVDNGTLRIEWRNFPIFGAESEAAARASWAAGQQGRFWEFHRAAYAEGAKEKGFGKDRLRALARQAGVPDLDRFVRDTDGTAAAAAVSEDQEQGYGIGATSTPSFLVNGRPIAGAQPAETFTRAIDQAAERAKNIGSAGQDAEGASGTSTASPEASAAK from the coding sequence ATGCCCACATCCCCGCCCAAGCCGTCGTCCCTGAAGCAGTCCTCGCGCAAGCCGCTCGTCTACGCCGCCGGGGTCGTCGTGGCCGCCGCCCTGTTCGGCTACGTCTCCTACCGGGCCACCGCCCCCGAATCCGCCGGCGCCTCCTCGTCCTCGGTGGTGGCCGACGTCACCGCGGGCCCGGACGAGGGCGTCTACCCCGAGCTGGCGAAGCTCGCCCGCCGCGAGGCCGGCGACAAGCTGGCCCTGGGCCGGGCGGACGCGCCCGTCGTCCTCATCGAGTACGCCGACTTCAAGTGCGGCTACTGCGGCAAGTTCGCCCGGGACACCGAACCCGCCCTGGTGAAGAAGTACGTCGACAACGGCACCCTGCGCATCGAATGGCGCAACTTCCCGATCTTCGGTGCCGAGTCCGAGGCCGCCGCGCGAGCCTCCTGGGCCGCCGGACAGCAGGGCCGCTTCTGGGAGTTCCACCGGGCCGCGTACGCCGAAGGGGCCAAGGAGAAGGGGTTCGGCAAGGACCGCCTGAGGGCGCTCGCCCGCCAGGCGGGGGTGCCCGACCTCGACCGCTTCGTGCGCGACACGGACGGTACGGCGGCCGCGGCGGCGGTGAGCGAGGACCAGGAGCAGGGGTACGGAATCGGCGCGACGTCCACCCCGTCCTTCCTGGTCAACGGCCGCCCGATCGCCGGGGCGCAGCCCGCGGAGACCTTCACCCGGGCCATCGACCAGGCGGCGGAGCGCGCGAAGAACATCGGCAGCGCGGGCCAGGACGCCGAGGGGGCCTCCGGGACGAGCACCGCGTCCCCCGAAGCGAGCGCCGCGAAGTGA
- a CDS encoding cytochrome c biogenesis CcdA family protein has translation MTPGIGYFAAFLGGLLALLSPCSALLLPAFFAYSIDSASRLLARTGIFYAGLATTLVPLGAAGSYAGRLFYSHRDALVLGAGWLIIGLGVAQIVGLGFASRRISALSGRIRPTTAVSVYALGAVYGLAGFCAGPILGSVLTVAAVSGSPAYGGLLLAVYALGMAVPLFVLALLWERFELGRRAWLRGRALRLGRFELHTTTLLSGLFFIALGAVFLVYDGTTALPGLLDVDQSFAVEQWARGIGEHVPDALLLVAVVAVALLVIAVRSGRRRDRGGAEELNTVDREGA, from the coding sequence GTGACGCCCGGCATCGGCTACTTCGCCGCGTTCCTCGGCGGGCTGCTGGCCCTGCTCAGCCCGTGCAGCGCCCTGCTGCTCCCCGCCTTCTTCGCGTACTCCATCGACTCCGCTTCCCGGCTGCTCGCCCGGACCGGGATCTTCTACGCCGGACTGGCCACCACGCTCGTGCCGCTCGGCGCCGCGGGCTCGTACGCCGGGCGGCTGTTCTACAGCCACCGCGACGCCCTCGTCCTCGGCGCGGGCTGGCTGATCATCGGCCTCGGCGTCGCCCAGATCGTCGGCCTGGGCTTCGCCTCGCGCCGGATCTCCGCCCTCAGCGGCCGGATCAGGCCCACCACGGCCGTGTCCGTCTACGCCCTCGGCGCCGTCTACGGACTGGCCGGCTTCTGCGCGGGACCGATCCTCGGCAGCGTCCTGACCGTCGCGGCCGTCAGCGGCAGCCCGGCGTACGGCGGACTGCTGCTCGCCGTCTACGCGCTGGGCATGGCGGTGCCGCTGTTCGTGCTCGCGCTGCTCTGGGAGCGGTTCGAGCTGGGCCGGCGGGCCTGGCTGCGCGGCCGCGCCCTGCGGCTGGGCCGCTTCGAACTGCACACGACGACGCTGCTGTCGGGGCTCTTCTTCATCGCCCTGGGCGCCGTGTTCCTCGTGTACGACGGGACGACGGCGCTGCCCGGACTGCTGGACGTGGACCAGTCGTTCGCCGTCGAGCAGTGGGCCCGGGGCATCGGCGAGCACGTGCCGGACGCGTTGCTGCTGGTCGCGGTGGTGGCCGTGGCGCTGCTGGTGATCGCGGTGCGGTCCGGGCGCCGCCGGGACCGCGGCGGGGCGGAGGAGCTGAACACCGTGGACCGGGAGGGTGCCTGA